One segment of Mus caroli chromosome 6, CAROLI_EIJ_v1.1, whole genome shotgun sequence DNA contains the following:
- the LOC110297062 gene encoding gastrokine-3 produces MPLHSPERDNMRRLIAPSILVTVFLVPALSLTNTSDSHPLDGSVGTQTIHVDALRGVVSIQDNNVLSEWDGVMDYKNDLLAAKLFSKMACVLAKMDPAAFPSLDDITQALGKQASGHYLPTRGLTYTVLPSRIKNLAQYGVPIKDLCRAVPTYFARQQKEGTALTMDPDSCSELQLLPFMGLSICGEIPGL; encoded by the exons ATGCCGTTGCATTCGCCGGAGAGAGACAACATGAGACGCCTT ATTGCACCTTCCATTCTTGTGACCGTCTTTCTAGTTCCAGCTCTGTCGCTGACG AACACTAGCGACAGTCATCCTCTGGATGGCTCTGTGGGGACCCAGACCATCCATGTCGATGCCCTCCGAGGTGTGGTCAGCATCCAAGACAACAACGTTCTGAGTGAATGGGATGGAGTCATGGACTACAAGAAC GACCTCCTGGCAGCTAAGCTGTTTAGCAAGATGGCCTGTGTTCTGGCCAAGATGGACCCAGCAGCCTTCCCAAGTTTGGATGATATTACCCAGGCCCTGGGCAAACAG GCTTCCGGTCACTACCTACCTACTCGAGGACTGACCTACACAGTTTTACCCAGCCGAATCAAAAACTTGGCCCAATACGGAGTGCCAATCAAAGACCTGTGCAGAGCGGTNCCCACCTACTTTGCTCGGCAGCAAAAAGAAG GTACCGCCCTGACGATGGACCCAGACTCATGTTCTGAGCTCCAGCTTCTGCCCTTCATGGGACTGTCCATTTGTGGTGAGATCCCTGGGCTCTGA